One Tursiops truncatus isolate mTurTru1 chromosome 3, mTurTru1.mat.Y, whole genome shotgun sequence DNA segment encodes these proteins:
- the LOC101326821 gene encoding LOW QUALITY PROTEIN: olfactory receptor 11L1 (The sequence of the model RefSeq protein was modified relative to this genomic sequence to represent the inferred CDS: inserted 2 bases in 2 codons; substituted 1 base at 1 genomic stop codon), whose protein sequence is MEAKESQNVSIVTEFQLLGFQNVLEWWTLLFAIFLFIYFLTVTGNIVIIIVVSQDQRLHXPMYTFLKHLSFLEIWYTSTIVPLLLANLLSQGQAISFPDCIAQLYFFAFFGATKCFXLAMMAYGWYLAICSPLHYSFLMSPEVCTKLVAISWLTGISTGFLPSLMISKLDFCGPNQINRFFCDLPPLMQPSCSNVYITEMVIFTLSTAVLCICFFLTLVSYVFIVSSTLRIPSASGRVKTFATCGSHLAVVTIYCRTTVSMYVCPNPHLSPXKVISVFYTVVTPLLNPVIYSLRNKDFKDTVRKVVRRTCGIYGVRAKAGFFIG, encoded by the exons ATGGAG GCAAAGGAGTCCCAAAATGTGTCCATTGTTACTGAGTTTCAGCTGCTAGGATTCCAGAATGTTCTTGAATGGTGGACGTTGCTCTTTGCCATTTTCTTGTTCATCTACTTCCTCACAGTCACAGGGAATATTGTCATTATTATAGTGGTGAGCCAGGACCAGCGACTGCACTGACCTATGTACACATTCCTCAAACACCTCTCCTTTCTGGAGATCTGGTATACATCCACAATTGTGCCCCTTCTCCTAGCCAACCTGCTCTCCCAGGGCCAAGCCATCTCCTTCcctgactgtatagcacagctCTACTTCTTTGCGTTCTTCGGGGCTACCAAGTGTT TTCTGGCCATGATGGCCTATGGCTGGTATCTGGCCATCTGTAGCCCACTGCACTACTCTTTCCTGATGAGTCCTGAGGTCTGCACCAAGTTGGTGGCAATCTCCTGGTTGACAGGGATCAGCACAGGATTCCTGCCCTCCTTGATGATTTCCAAGTTAGATTTTTGTGGGCCCAACCAGATCAATCGTTTCTTCTGTGACCTCCCTCCCCTCATGCAGCCCTCATGTTCCAATGTTTATATCACTGAGATGGTCATCTTTACCCTGTCAACTGCTGTGCTGtgcatttgcttttttcttacaCTTGTGTCCTATGTTTTTATTGTGTCCTCCACATTGAGAATTCCTTCAGCCTCTGGCCGAGTGAAGACCTTTGCCACATGTGGCTCCCATTTGGCTGTTGTCACTATCTACTGTAGAACCACGGTCTCCATGTATGTTTGCCCCAATCCCCACCTGTCAC GAAAGGTTATTTCTGTCTTCTATACTGTGGTCACCCCACTGCTGAACCCTGTTATCTACAGCTTGAGAAACAAAGACTTCAAAGACACTGTTAGAAAAGTCGTGAGAAGGACTTGTGGCATCTATGGAGTAAGAGCGAAGGCAGGTTTCTTTATTGGATAA